AGTCTGTAAAGTAATTGTTGTCATTTCCATACCATTATTTTTTCATTCTTGATGTCATATATCAATTTTTTCTCACTTGTTTTGAGGACTGTTTAACCTCCAGGgccatattaaaaaaatactctgTATCACATTGTTCCAGATTTGGAAATCCCATGTTTTGCTATCCAGGATTATCTGATCTAGCTTTCTTCTTTGAcagttttttaaaggaacattggGTTAGATTATTGTGATCCAAATACCAAATTTCAGGATTACTAAATCCTGTTTACCAGGAGCTTTAAATGGAACCAACAGTGTAGACTACTGGTTTAGCAAATAACAACAGGTAGGTAAAATACCAgtggcatttttatttttgttgttgtttaccatgtCTGTGACATGTTTCATATAGGCTTCGACTATGAAGGAATTTATATATcatcaccctgctgaaaaatccatcttaaaccagcctaggctggttggctggttttagctggttgaccaccctggttttagaggggttttggccatttccaggctggtttccagccatttccagcctggtcttagctggtcaggctggaaaatgaccagctaaaaccagcccgACCAGccaggtttaagctggacatagctggttttggctgggctcccagcttgcctaggctggtcaagctggttttagctggtcatctcccagcctgaccagctaagaccaggctggaaaccagcctggaaatggccaaaacccctcctaaaccaggctggttgaccagctaaaaccagcaaaccagcctaggctggtttaaggtggatttttcagtagggcagtAACCAAGATTGTgatcattcacttaaaaaaataagtgaagttttacaaactaatttcgagaggagcacgtgatatgattgactgcagctggccactcatctacattcactagttagccaatcagattaaccccaactcactataagtagcctagctagaactactctcttatcttcgttttccgaagaaaccccccatccaccccttctcctcctttcttcctttaccacggggagctctcgagaaccacctgatctcgtactcccctcatatgctctatggaccaggcgggagcccctgggctctctcccgggacagcatgccaaacctgctaacagttgtcaaacaatatctaagtgtgaactcttgaaaagctttttattttatttggttcaaAATATCACAACTGAATCCACACTTCTGATGGGATCAGGATaatcctgttttgttttttggatcaAATAGATCACAATCTGAGTTAAAAATTTGAATAACCTAAAGGGCAGGTTTGATCCAAGTCATATGTAAGATTGGATTACATGGTCTGATATTAATTCAAAACTCCTGTGTTACTTTTGAACAACCCATTTCCAAGATTTAATCCAATCCCTGATCCAAAATCccactggattacttttgaaaaacagGGCCTTGATAATATgtcaagagttcagatgcaaaaacctttaagtgccgtctgaaatctCTCTCGAAGATTAGCATTTTCACAGCCTTCtatgtttatgttattttatgttactttaaatatcttaaaatggacttattctttgccatacaAGGGACAATTTCTGAATCTACACACGGGAGCCTGATAAATTTGATCATTTTAGAAAACAAATGACTTTGTTTTgcgtctgaactcttcatatacattaTCAAATGTTTTAGGACATCAACTTTAATGACATCCCAATCTTAATCCGTAGGGTTTCAAATGGAGTTGGCCACCATTCAAGCTATAACAGCTTCAACTCTTCTGGGAACGTTTTCCACAAGGAGTGTGTTTATGGTCATTTTCACCATTCTTCGAGAAGGTCTGGCTCTCACAGTCTCTTCTTTCATTCATCACAGTGGTGTTCAATTGGGTTGAGGACATATGCATGTCTGCAAGTCTTTTTCTGTaaactagttatttaaaaaatgttaaatataatattcatacagtggttagcactgtggcctcacagcaagaaggtcactgggtcgaATCCaatctgggccagttggcgtttctgtgtggagtttgcatgttctccctgtgttggcgtgggtttcctccgggtgcttcggtttcccccacagtccaaacacatgcgctataggtgaattgaataagctaaaatggccatcatgcatgagtgtgtgtgtgagaatgtgagtgtatgggtgtttcccagtactgggttgcggctggaagggcatcggctgcgtgaaacatacgctggaatagttggtgattcattccgctgtggcgaccactgatgaataaacccagcaggcacaaaacatcataagacgttaatattaggttagatttaggtcatgacgtcaaccaaaattcaatatctagccagcgtctaaggacaacgttactgtgacgtccaataacgatgtcaaattacgctaatattttgttgatttaaggctgttttggaaagtgaccaaaatccaacgtctgatagatgtcatagtggtgacgtccacacaatgtcaaggttTATCATGaatagacgttaatatttggttgattttaggtttgacgTTAGACATTGACGTCGGCTTGACGTTAGGTTCTGACGACAatacgattttcatttccaaaaaaaatccaACGTCCCCCCGACGTTGgcgtacaacgtcaatatgacgtcatgttgacgtacTGTGCCACcgaagggactaagtcgaaggaaaatgaatgaatgaatattcatacAGAACACCATTTAACCATCATTGCATTGTACTGAGTAGCagaattcgtaactttttgatttagtggctaattcgtatgaattcgtacaatctaattcgtacattttagtacgatttgctcatcccccaatgactgggtttaggggtggggttaggtgccacgcctcctttttaaaatcgtacaattttgtacaactgaactcatacgaattagccactaaactgacaaaacgtaaaatacttacgttttctcttgagatcaggctggttaaacaGCTTTTTTCAGTATTGGCGCATCTTAGTGTACCAGTgtggtaaaattataatttttatcttATCCAGGTGAATTGAGTCTAACAGAAGATGACGTCCATTTCACAGCAGCTTCGGAACACATTGGATTGTCTTGACAGGGATAAACTGAAGAggtttaaatggcactttaaacaTGATGGTGTTGCTTCAGCGGCTGATGTGGAGAAGTCAGAAGATACCAGTGACACGGTGGATCTGATGGTTGCACATTGTGGACATGAAGGAGCTGTGAAGGCCACACTGAAGTGTTTCAGGATCATGGAACTAAATGATTTGGCGGCAGAGTTAGAGAACAAACTAAAAGGTAACAACATCTAAACGTATCAGTTTATTAGTTCCACTAAAGCTGGGCTTACATTGGTTCAAATCCactaaaactaaattggctgtagtgtatgagtctgagagtgtatgggtgtttcccagtattgggttgtggctggaagggcatctgctatgttaAACATAggccggtgtcctgacattttatcctacctaTCAGATTATgttaccaacactgtatttgaatggtatCGAGGTTGGAGTTAGGGAGTAGGTAGGTTGgggtgatattacagcttcatatcccATCACTCCACGTTAAAATTTACACTGaaagaaaaatctgatgggtagcatattgtgtCAGCGAAAtctgctacctactttttgaatggaaggtaggacaatctgacaaagtAGGAGAAATTGACAGAACTCCAGATAAGTTGGTTGATGTCGgcttgacattgggttctgacgtcaacacgattttcatttccaaacaaaatccaacgtccccccGACGTTGgcgtacaacgtcaatatgacgtcatgttgacgtacTGTGCCACCGAAGTCGAagtaaagtgaatgaatgaatattcatacAGAACACCATTTAACCATCATTGCATTGTACTGGGTAGCagaattcgtaactttttgatttagtggctaattcgtatgaattcgtacgatctaattcgtacattttagtacaatttgctcatcccccaatgacggttgggtttaggggtggggttaggtgccacgcctcctttttaaaatcagataagttggtggtttaatccattgtggcgacccctgatcaaaaagggactaagctgaaagaaaatgagtgaatgaatgactaaaagaCAATACTCTCTCTTACTCTTTTAACCTCAGCATCGGTCCAGGAGAGCAACGCTCAGACTGCAGTCAGTGTTGATGTTAAAGCTGAAACAGGTTCATTTGTGGATGTTCCTGTACTTGCTGGAAACACAATCACGGGACCAGTAAACATATTTGGTTTAAAACCTACAAGTAATGGTATGACTTTTTCGTACATTTTTGTGCTAACAATTCATATTAACATCCCGGTCATATTAAAACAACATAGGATATGAGATATGTAGTGTTGCACAATTTTACCAATAAGGTATAATATCCAAATTAATATTCATATGGATCTTCTCTTCATTTATCTTTTGTTTTCTACTCAGTTGAATCTAACTGCACAGAGACAGTAAAGACGCACACAGAAAAACAAGGTAAACATGATTAGTTCATCTATTGTTATGACAGTACTGCACATTGTTAGTAGTATATACTGCATGAAGCCAAGTTTTTCCTCcattaaaaaaattctcaaaCCAACAGGTGGAGATATAGCCTCGAATAACACGTCGACCAATCACAGACTCATCTTATTCAAAAATGTAAGCGCTAGCAACATAGTTTGGcatgaaacaaactaaataaaactgcACACGTTGATGTGACAGTTAAGAAACTCACAACACCAGAGATTtgatcacatttttttaatgttaacaatTGTACAGAGCATATTTAATCAATTCTCAGCATGTCATAGGCCAAGTAAAGCCGTGGATATGTTTGTTTGAAAATATTAGCCTATTTAGTCTTTATGCATTCGTTGCTGTAATTTTTGCAAATGGAGATTAAATCAtcaactttaagctgaataaacgAACTTTCCATCAATATATGATTTGTTAGGATATGTTAGTATAGGATACTAAAATCTGTCGTTttaacgattaaaaaaaaaaatcgaaatactgtgaaagtcacCATTAAAGTTTTCAAAATGAAGTTCTTAGCAAGTCATAacactaattaatttttttttagttttgatacatgcacagtatgtaatttactAAATTTTCTGATGGACCAGTGGCTCAGGGattagcactttcacctcacagcaataagaaCGCTGGATTGAAtcctggttgggccagttgggatttctgagtttgcatgttctcctcgtgttggtgtgggtttcctccgggtgctccggtttcccccacagtccaaagacatgctctataggtaaattggaagaactaaattgaccgtagtgcgtgaatgcgagagtgtatgggtgtttcccagtactgggttgcagctggaaggacatctgctttgtaaaacatatgctaaaatagtTGCCAGTTGTGTCGACAACTGATAaataagccaaaggagaatgaatgaaagaatattgATGGCCCATGATCTTTACTCAATATTCTAATGTTCTAATCTTGCAACCTAAGGTCCAGGTCGTGTATTGTATTATTGAATATTAGCACATCAAGTTAATACCTGTGTTTACACTGATATTTGTCCGATTTAATACAACTTCCTCAATCCTGATTATTTATTCTAGAACTTTTAAGGCTGCAAAAGTTCTTGGAAACTCACAAATCCTTCATGAAGAAGAAAGCAGAACGCATTTTTGAAGGCAAGAAAGAAAATGAAGCACATCTTAAGGACATATACACCGAACTGTTCATCACCGAGGGAGACGTTGAAGACATCAATCGAGAACATGAGATTATGAAGATGgatgattcttttaaaaccaagAAAGCACAGGACAGATCGATCAAATGTAATGACATATTCCACTTGCTGAGGGAAAATAATGAGAGGAAGATTGTGCTGACCAAGGGCATTGCTGGCACTGGAAAAACCATCTCTGTACACAAGTTCATTCTAGACTGGGCCGAAGGAAAAGCCAATCAGGATATACACTGCTTATTCCTGCTTCCATTCAGAGAGATTAACGTGATTAAAGACAAAAAGCTCAACCTCCATGAGTTTCTACAGGTATTTTACCCTGAACTGAAACACTTGGCGAATTCAAAGTTATACACCAAGTGTAATCTAGCACTCATATTTGATGGACTTGATGAGAGCCGACTGTCTTTAAATTTTGAAAGTGGAATTCTGTCGAGTTTTGAGGAAAGATCACGTGTAGATGTGCTTTTTACATGTCTCATTAAAAAGACATTGCTTTCGTCAGCACTCATCTGGGTGACCTCGAGAccagcagcagccaatcagatcccTCCTCAATATGTAGGTTTGTTCACAGAGGTGCGAGGATTCACTGAGCAACAGAAAGAGGAATACTTTAGAAGGAGAATCAAAGATGAGAAACGAGTCTCCACGATCCTCTCGCACATTAAAACATCTCGTACtctctttattatgtgccacatTCCTGTGTTTTGTTGGATCACGGCTACGGTACTTCAGAATATTCTCATCAGGAGCAACACAGGGACAATCAGAACAACTCTCTCTGAGATGTACATTCACTTTTTACTCATACAGATGAACATGAAGAGCCAGAAGTATGATGGAAGAGAAGAAAGGGAACGTAAAAAGCTTTTAGATTCAAACCGAACAATGATTTTGAAGCTAGCTAAGCTAGCATTTGTACAGCTGAAAAAGGAGAACATTGTGTTCTACGAGGAAGACCTAAGAGAATGTATTATTGACTTGAGCGAAGGGTCAGAGTCCACAGGAATGCTGACTGAGTTATTTCTGAAGGAAGATGGACTTCATGAAACGAAGGTCTTCTGCTTTGTGCATTTGAGTGTTCAGGAGTTCCTCGCTGCCGTGCATGTGTTCCTTTGTTATCTGAGTAAGAAAAACGAGGAGCTTCGGTTTTTCTTTGACGAGCCAGTAAAAGAAATCAGACTGCAAGATCTGCTACAGAATGCAATTAATAAAACTACTCAGAGTGGGAGAGGGCAGCTGGACCTGTTCCTGCGGTTTCTGTTGGGCATTTCATTGGAATCCAGTCAGAAACTTCTTGAAGGTCTGCTCCCACACAAAGAGGACACCACAGACAGTGTCTTACAACTAAGTCAATACATTAAACAACTACAAGACAGCAACCGAATCTCAGAGGAAGCTTCGGTCAACCTGTTTTACTGCTTACTTGAGCTGAAGGATCATTCTTTATTGGAGCAAATTCAGAAGTACATCAGTACAGAGGAATATCCCGGAAGAAAACTCTCACCTTCGCTGTGTTCGGTGATGACCTATGTACTGCTCATGTCAGAAAAGGTGCTGAATGAGTTTAATCCAAAGAGATTTGTGTCATCGATTGCAGACTGCATGAGATTTGTCCCAGCTGTGGCGTGTTGCAGAAAAGCCCTGTGAGTCATTTTAAGTATGTTACCATGGATCTCAAGACGAgtcaatttttggaaattgaaatttatttattaatggaaaacatagggcgtactcacactatgtacagttgccttaaaccCAGCCGAAGCACGGTTgtcctgggcatggttcggaaacgcgcctgggcatggttcggaaagcaaagtgtgagtgcgcccttaggACAATGTTTGGCCAAGAAAGTATTAAAAATCAggaattaatttgtttaaatgtttgttttggcagATTTGATGGCTGTAGTCTTGATGAAACATGCTGTGAAACGGTGTCTTCAGCTTTACAATCGTCCAACTCTCATCAGACAGCACTGGatctgagtaacaatgacctgcggGATTCAGGAGTGAATTTTCTTTCTGTTGGACTGAAGAGTTCAAACTGTCAACTGAATTACTCAGGTTTGGCATAAACTCAATCAACCTCTGAATCAAGGATCTAGGTATTTTGTGAACAGGTTACTTGCAGAACTGATCACATATGCACAGATGACCTATTTAACTTAGACCAGGGCTGCCCAATTCCTTACCCGAAGAGCCTCCTGCAGAGTGAAGTTCCATCCCTACTTTACTTGATATCCCTACTTACTCCACAAGAGTTTTATTCACAGTGATTGGACCAATCATAATGCCAATATTAAGTGCTCTGCTATCAACTATTCtgtcagacaaacaaaacatacagtGCAGTTTGTAGATTAACACTAATGGAGTTGTATTTGGAAAATTGtgaaaagaaaaggaagaaaCCATAACTTTTCTATTTTCAAAATATGTCTTGCTCGTATCTGTACAAAAATGACCAACTATttttaacaacccaggctcattctgagaacgtagtcccgtggacgtttctggagaccgcgaaatacgtcccgggaggtacgtatttttgcagtttttgttttcgcgaatccacgagaggccgctgtacgcgctttttcccgcaccgttctcgtgtaaacccactagaggccgctgtcgaacgaccttctgcctgtctgcctggatgacaggatgattgaccgtgcgaccggccaatcggctgacccaccctcctgcgtccctaaacccaaccaacgacgattcacaaaagccgtccagataaagaaaagccctcatctaaattttactacgttttcggattttgaccacattctcaccctgtgatgaacttgttagatttattttttggattttgtttttgttttcttacctgatttctggaaccgctctttccTGGACTCGAACCTGGTCTTCgttgtcgtggtcagcccctctctgcacctcgagtccgccaaagtacacgaagagctaaccggacaaactggttgcagcgggaaagccctccacacggagccCTCCACacattcgcttaaaaaaatgaaatgcagccgtacgtacccccggctacgtatttcgcagtctccaaaaacgtccacgggactacgttctcagaatgagcctgagttcaTTTTAAAGGTGTCACGGAATGCCTTGATACGATATATTAAATGgttctctgatatctaaataGAAGCATATGTGGCAATAGGTAAGTTTACCAGAGACAGTTTTACAGGTCCATTCCCAACCTTAGGAATTGGCTATAATATGAAATGGTtgattttgaccatatttggaagggtcatgaatatgaACAAGCTCTGACGCTCCTGCAGCTAATGTCAAGTGCCTGATGCTCTTTGTCACCCATACACACAGAATGATGTTGTGGAGAGGTTTGTTGTAGCTTGACGAGTAAGTGACTATCTACTAGAATAAGTTTGCTTCTGAGTCGAATTTTTATTAAAGCTGGGTCAAAACTCTGCTGGACTGCAGCTTTCCAGCACCGAACTTTTCCACTCCTGTCACAAGGCGGGGATGGGCAAGCTCAGGTCCTGGAGATCCAGTGtcttgcatagtttagctccaaccataatcacAGAGACCTGCCTGTAGAtgtctagtgatcttgaagacactgattagcatgttcaggggtgtttgattagtgttggagcaaaactctgtaggacactggccctcctggACCAAGTTTGACCATCCTTGTATTAAGGTATAGTTTTGGGGAACACGGCTAGAAATTGTATACCCGTAGTTAAGAGATACCTTTAGAGATTTCATAACACACTATAAGACAATGTTACTGCGAAACCAAGGTTTAAAATTGTGTTCAAAAGTGTTAATTGGGGTTTTGTTGTGCTTTATTCAGATTGGCAGGTTGTAGATTGACTTGTGAGTGCTGTGAAAGCTTGTCTTCAGCTCTGCAATCTTTAAACTCTCatctgagagagctggacctgagtaacaatgatctgcaggattcaggagtgaagcttctttCTACCGGACTGAAGAGTTCGCACTGTCATCTAGAAATACTGAGGTTTGATTTCAGGTTCACTCATTTACTATGGTATTTGTAGGGATCtgaaacttaatttatttttaacaatcagTGTAATTTCATAACTGTTGTAATTGCGGatactttttttaatgtgctgTCGTTTTGTAGCAAAGTTGTCTTGCTCTTATCTGTACATAAATGACCAACTATTTTAAATTGTTGATACAATATGTTCAACATACAATATGATACAAATTGATCTCTGATACCTAAATAGAAGGATATGTGGCGATAAGCAAGTTCACAAAAGACCATGGTCCATTTCCAACTTTAGTAATTGGCCATAATATGAAATGCTTGGTtttgaccttatttggaaggatcatgaatattaatgagctcattcaaaaatctaaaaaagacactgaataaaaatgtgatttttttgtgtAATAAGAACGTTTTAATATTTAACACTTAAAGAAATAATGTGTTACAGTAACAGTTGGCAAGGCAAGTAGCTACTCCTCACAGGAGTAAGTTGGACA
This region of Danio aesculapii chromosome 4, fDanAes4.1, whole genome shotgun sequence genomic DNA includes:
- the LOC130222671 gene encoding NLR family CARD domain-containing protein 3-like — its product is MHKLLRLQKFLETHKSFMKKKAERIFEGKKENEAHLKDIYTELFITEGDVEDINREHEIMKMDDSFKTKKAQDRSIKCNDIFHLLRENNERKIVLTKGIAGTGKTISVHKFILDWAEGKANQDIHCLFLLPFREINVIKDKKLNLHEFLQVFYPELKHLANSKLYTKCNLALIFDGLDESRLSLNFESGILSSFEERSRVDVLFTCLIKKTLLSSALIWVTSRPAAANQIPPQYVGLFTEVRGFTEQQKEEYFRRRIKDEKRVSTILSHIKTSRTLFIMCHIPVFCWITATVLQNILIRSNTGTIRTTLSEMYIHFLLIQMNMKSQKYDGREERERKKLLDSNRTMILKLAKLAFVQLKKENIVFYEEDLRECIIDLSEGSESTGMLTELFLKEDGLHETKVFCFVHLSVQEFLAAVHVFLCYLSKKNEELRFFFDEPVKEIRLQDLLQNAINKTTQSGRGQLDLFLRFLLGISLESSQKLLEGLLPHKEDTTDSVLQLSQYIKQLQDSNRISEEASVNLFYCLLELKDHSLLEQIQKYISTEEYPGRKLSPSLCSVMTYVLLMSEKVLNEFNPKRFVSSIADCMRFVPAVACCRKALFDGCSLDETCCETVSSALQSSNSHQTALDLSNNDLRDSGVNFLSVGLKSSNCQLNYSDWQVVD